In the Coprothermobacter sp. genome, one interval contains:
- a CDS encoding ethanolamine utilization protein EutN: MIIARVVGSAVATVKADKLSARKLLVVQEATVHDELMDRTPFVAVDAVGAGEGELVLVAVGSGGRFTALTDGAPADATIVGILDSLEVDGRDTFHKS, translated from the coding sequence ATGATAATAGCGCGCGTTGTTGGTTCGGCCGTTGCGACAGTCAAAGCAGACAAACTGTCTGCCCGAAAGCTCCTTGTCGTTCAAGAAGCGACAGTGCACGATGAACTGATGGACCGCACTCCGTTTGTCGCCGTGGACGCAGTAGGCGCGGGTGAGGGTGAGCTTGTCCTCGTCGCCGTTGGCAGTGGAGGCCGGTTCACGGCACTCACTGATGGAGCTCCTGCAGATGCGACGATCGTGGGGATCCTCGATTCTCTCGAGGTCGACGGTCGCGACACCTTCCACAAATCGTGA